TTAGAAGCTTATAAAGATGGTTTCAAACATGCATTATCGGCGATTATTGATGGTCACCTTACGACTTTGATTACGGCAATTATCCTTTACATCTTTGGTACAGGACCTATCCAAGGTTTTGCGGTAACGCTTATCATTGGTTTGATTATGACTTTGTTCACATCAGTTCTTTTGTCAAGATTGATGATTTTCAACAGATTAAGCAAAGGTAAATCGCTTTCTGTATGGACACCAATGACGAAAAATGCATTCCGTAACGTATGGATTGACTTTATTGGAAAAAGAAAATATGCTTATATCTTCTCAGCAGTTTTAATGATAATCAGTATTGCATCTATTGCTGTTAATGGGTTCAAATTCGGTATCGACTTTACAGGTGGACGTAACTATGTGGTACGTTTCGAAAAACCAGTCGATGCAGAAAAAATTGAATCTAGCATTGCCAAACTAATGCAAACAGAAGATGGTAAAAACTCTGCTGTAGAAGCTAAAACATTCGGTAGTGGTAGCCAACTTAAGATCTCAACAGATTACCTTATTGATGACGAATCTTTAGCAGCTGACCAAAGTGTAGAACAAAAAATCTACGAAGGCGTAAAAGCACAACTTCCAGCTAATATGACTTTAGCAGATTTCAAAGCAGCAGACAAAGACCATGCAGGTATTGTATCCTCAACAAAAGTAGGACCTACGGTAGCAGATGATATCAAAACAGGAGGTATGTTAGCCGTACTGGCATCATTAGTCGGTATCTTTATCTACATCTTGGTGAGATTCGACAAATGGCAATTTTCTCTAGGTGCAGTTGTAGGTTTATTCCATGATACAGTTGTTATTCTGGGTGTATACTCATTATTCTATAAGATTGCACCATTTAATATGGAGATCAATCAAGACTTTATTGCTGCAATTCTTACCGTGATAGGTTACTCGATTAACGATACCGTAATTATCTTTGACCGTATCCGTGAGTATATCCGTGAGAAAAAATCAATTACATTGGCAGGATTGTTCGACGACTCTATCTCAAGTACAATCGGTAGAACATTCAATACCTCATTCACAACGATTTTGGTTATCCTAGCGATTTTCATCTTCGGTGGCGAAAACCTTAGAGGCTTTATGTTCTGTCTATTGGTAGGTATTGGTTTCGGGACATATTCATCTATTTTCATTGCGTCAGCAACCGCTTACGATTTCTTAAAAGGAAAGAAAAAAGAAGATACGCCACATGGCAAAACAACAGTAGATAATCCTTTGGTTAATCAATAATCAAACAACTTGATACAAAAAACCTTCAGCACAGTTCTGAAGGTTTTTTTTGTTTGGGCGCCATTTCCGGCTGTCACTAGTCGCTGCGCCGCGCCTTGGCTAATGCCCGCGCCTGCGGCGCGAGCTCCAACAGGCCGTTCCATCCGGGGCGCACCAGCTTTGCGTATATTTTTAATACCCATTTTAATAGACTATTTATACCTTATAAATTTAGCAAGCTTGGTAATGCTCGATAGCAAGCTTGGTAATATCCAATAGCAAGCTTGGTAATGCTCGATAGCAAGCTTGGTAATGTTCAATAGCAAGCTTGATAATGTTCAATAGCAAGCTTGATAATACTCAATAGCAAGCTTGCTATTAATTTAAAACAAGTTTTCAGTTAGAATTATAATTTACAATTGATAATTTGTAATTCACAATTCGTAACTTCGCAACGCATGAAAAAGAAGCAAAAATCAGCCGCTATCGGCTTTATATTCATTACGTTATTAATAGATATAACAGGCTGGGGAATTATTATTCCAGTAGTTCCGAAGCTTATCCAAGAGCTTATCCATGCAGATGTTAGCGAAGCTGCACGCTATGGCGGATGGCTGAGTACGCTTTACGCGGTGATGCAGTTTTTGTTTGCTGCAGTATTAGGAGGGCTAAGTGACAAATTCGGGCGTCGCCCCATTATTTTAGCATCATTATTAGGATTTGCAATTAACTTTTACATTCAAGCCATCGCGCCGACAATATTTTGGTTGTTTGTAGGACGTGTATTTTCGGGCATTACAGGCGCAAGCATTACAACAGCCAGTGCTTATATTGCAGATGTATCGACAGACGAAGACCGTGCGAAGAATTTTGGATTAGTAGGGGCAGCATTTGGTTTAGGATTTATTATAGGACCTGTCATTGGAGGTGTTTTAGGACAATATGGTTCGCGTGTTCCATTTTATGCAGCATCAGGATTGTGTCTGGTCAATTTCCTTTACGGCTTGTTTGTTCTTCCTGAAAGTTTACCGAAAGAAAATCGCAGAAACTTCGATTGGAAACGTGCCAATCCTATCGGTGCACTTATGGGATTAAAACGCCATCCCGAACTTTTAGGTCTTATTGCAGCTTTAGTTTTGGTGTATATCGCGGGACATGCTATGCAAACCAACTGGACATTTTTCACAATGTACAAATTCAATTGGAGCGAACGACTGATAGGGATTTCATTGGGTGTTTCTGGTCTTATGGCGGCTTTGGTACAAGGTGTTCTGATACGTTATTTGCAGCCTAAATTGGGTAACGAAAGAAGCATTTATTATGGATTAATATTATATTCTATCGGGATGTTGTTGTTTGCATTTGCTAGCGAAAGTTGGATGATGTTTGCATTTTTGGTGCCTTATGGTTTAGGTGGAATTTGTGGTCCTGCTTTACAATCGGTGATTTCGTCTCAGGTCCCGAATAGTGAACAGGGAGAATTGCAAGGGGCTTTAGCGAGTTTGGTAAGTTTGACCTCTATTGTTGGACCACCTTTGATGACTAATATTTTCTTTTATTTTACACACGACAGTGCGCCTTTCAAGTTTGCAGGTGCGCCATTCTTTTTAGGTTTTATTTTAATGGGAATAAGTGCTGCTGTGGCTTATTATAGTTTTGTCCATAATAGAAAGCTTAAAGAAAAGAAAAATAAAATGTCTTAGTTATAACTCGTAATTCGTTAGTTTCTTAAGAAATATTTAAGCCAAATATTTAGAATCGATTTAATAATGTTTTGTAAGTTTGCACAATGGAATTAAGTTTTGGTGAAATGCTTATGATAGCTTTGGCTATCATTGTTTTATTTGGACCGGACAAACTGCCGGAAATTGCCCGTGGTTTGGGACAAGGTGTTCGTAAAATGCGTGGTGCAGTGGATGATATCAAAACCGAAATTATGAAAGAAGCGGATAATCCTGTTGCCGAAATCAAAAAGGAAATTGACAAGGTGAAGCAATCTGTACAAGATTATAATCCAGTTAATGATCTTAAAAAAACGGTGTCCCTAGAGGAAGATAAACCTAAAGTTGATCCGCTGAATGATGAACACGAAGGTCCTGTAAGTCGATAATATGCACGAATTAATAGAGAAAGATAGAGCGCTTTTAGTGTTTCTGAATAATCTTGGCAATGTAGGAAGTGATCCTTTTTGGTTGTTGATTACTGGCAAATGGATTTGGATTCCGTTGTATATTATTTTTCTTTATTTACTTTTCAAAACCTATAAGCCAAAATCCCTGATATTCATTGTTGTTTTTATTGCTTTAGGAATAACTTTTACAGACCAAATTGCTGGTGTTTTCAAATATGGAATTGCGCGACTGCGACCTTGTCACGATGAAGAGTTAATTCCACAATTAAGAATGATAACTTGTGGCGGAAAGTATGGTTTTTTCTCATCACATGCTGCCAATAGCTTTTTTATCGCAACTTTTCTAAGCATACTTTTAGCCAAAAAATACCGATGGCTTCCGATGGGCGTTTTTATTTGGGCAAGTTTTATTTCATACAGCCGCGTTTATCTCGGGGTACATTTCCCATTAGATATTATTTTCGGTGCTTTGGTAGGTTTTTTATCAGGCGGATTGTTTGCTGAGTTTACCAAAATTGTTCTTAGAAAACAACAAGTAATCTAACCTGTTGTGCATTTTGAAGTAAAGTAAAAAGTGATTGATAACCAGCAGTGTTTCATTACTTTAGTATAGCTTATATAAAATGAAAGCAGTTGTTTAATTTTAAAAGGACTTTTTTTTGAACAAAACTTTGTTTATCATTGCGATAATTTAAGTGCAAAGCAAGACAAGACAAGAATTATTCAATACCATATTGAAAATAGGTATAAACAACGACGTTACACTTATTTACTAAATACAAAAAGGAAAAATGCACAATGATTAGGTAACCTAGTCTTAATTAATCGTTGTGATAAGGTTTTCCTTGCAGAATTGTTGCGGCACGATAGATTTGTTCCACAAAAAATAAGCGTATCATTTGATGTGTGAAGGTCATTTTGGAAAGTGATATTTTTTCGTTCGCTATTTGATAGATGTCATCAGAAAAACCATAAGCACCGCCCACCAAAAAATGAATTTTCTTGATAGAGCTACCCATCCAAAAATCAATTTTTTGTGAAAACTCTCTACTCGTGAATTGTTTACCTTTTTCGTCGAGCAGAATGACCAATTCGCCAGCTTCGATATGATGTTTAAAAAGTTTGGCTTCTTCTTTTTTAAGCGCTTCTGGACTTAGTTTTTTTACATTTTTAACATCAGGAATTTCTACAAGACAAAAATTCCAATGCTTGGGAAGTCTTGGGATGTAATAGTTGATGAGATTACTGATTTCTTTGTCATCGGTTTTGCCGATGCAGAGGAAATTAATTCGCATTTAGTATATTTGTTTGTGCAATAAAAAGCTATGGCTAAAAAATTACCCAAATTTATTATAAAAATTCGAGATTTTCTGGATGGTATCCATATTCCAGGTTTGGGTATATCATTACTGCAAATGATGAAGGTCTATTTTGCGGGGATTTTTAATAATCCTTTGGGCAAGCAGGCGGCAAGTATATCATGGAGTTTCTTTTTGAGTCTTTTCCCGATGATACTATTCATGTTTTCTATTTTGCCATACATGCCACATTATGATAAGTTACAGTTCTATATTTTTGAAGTGCTGATGGACAATGTCTTTCCGTCTCACATGCAGCAAGACGTCAGCGATTATATCCAAAATAATATTGTCCCAAATATGAAGGGCATTAGCAATCTCACGATTTTGTTGGTGTTTGTTTTCGGGACCAATGGTGCTTTTAGTTTAATCAATGGTTTTAATCATAACACCGAACTGCAACGTGGTTTTATCAAAGAATATGCTTTGGCAATGCTCATTACTTTAGCATTTATGAGCTTAGCATTGCTTTCCGTTTTTGGGATTTATTACAGCGAGGTGGTACTCAAACTTTTTACGCCAGAATATAACATCAGTTGGTTGGTCGATAACTTGTCCAAAATTATTGGATTTATCTCATTTCCGTTATTTTACTTTATCCTATTGGCTTTGTTTTATTGGGTAGGCTGTCTTAAAATTACTAAGTTTTCTGAAGCCATTCCTGGTGCGATTTTAACGACTATTTTATTTGTTATCTTAACCTATGGTTTTGCGATTTATGTGGCTAAATTTGCGCGTTACAATGTACTTTATGGATCCATTGGGTCTATTATATTGGTGATGGTTTGGGTAAATATCAATGTAATGCTTATCCTTCTTGGTAACGAATTGAATCTCGCTATTAAAAAAGTAAAACTCGAAAATATCATTCAGCAAGAGATGATTGTTCATGAAGAGCATGCAGAATCTCTATCAGAAAATCTGGATTAAAATTACCTAGAACTCGGTATGTTTTTTTAAAAAACATAATATATTTTTGAAATCAAATAATATACTATGAAAAAAATTACATTAGTTCTCACATTAATCTTTTCAATTTCAATTTTGAATGTAAGTTGTTTTGAAGATCTTTTTGGAGAAAGAGATGATGAGACGACTTCTACATCTTCGAGCAATACAAATGAAAGACCAGGTTATGACTACAGCTTTACATGTCCTGGTGGTACAAAAAGCAGCGTTCCCATTCCAAAAGGATCAGAGAAATGTCAAAAAGCACAAGAGTATTTTGCAAGAACTTACGGATGTAATGATGCTGATAATTTTAATACCGCTAATTGTCGAGTATGCAAGGATTGTAATTGGCAAAACTACTGCTCTGTCTGTAATTAAAATTTTTCTAATACAAAAACGACTGAAGATATTCAGTCGTTTTTGTATTAATTGTTTTTTGCTTTATCAAGATTTACTTTTAATAGAAAAAATCCAGCAACGCCCGAAATTAAGGATGCAAGAAGAATTGCAACTTTAGCTTCATTTTGATAATCGACATGTCCAGGGAAAGATAAAATCGCTAAGAAAATTGACATTGTAAATCCGATTCCCGCCAACAGGGCAACACCAAAGATAGAGTTCCAGTTGCTTCTCTCCGGAAGACTGCTTAGTTGAAGTTTAATAGCGATGTAGGAAAACAAACTGATTCCGATAAATTTTCCGAATATTAGGCCGCCCATAATTCCGTAAGATAAAGGATTGAAAAAGTTATTAAAAACTTGTGGGTCAATCATAATATTGGTATTTGCAAATGCAAAAACAGGCATAATAAAATAAGAAACAGGCTTGTGAAGACTGTGTTCAATACGTTTTAATAAAGAGCCACGATTGGTTTTGTTTGGAATACAAAATGCCAGAATAACGCCGGCAATTGTCGCGTGTATCCCAGAATGATGCATAAAATACCACAACAATAATCCTGGAATAATATAGAAAATAGGCTGAGAAACTTTTTTAAGGTTAAGAATAATTAGCAATACGACAATCGCTAAACAATATCCCAAATACAGCCAATGTAAAGAAGTCGTATAGAAAATTGCAATTACCAATATCGCGCCCAAGTCATCCACAATAGCCAAAGCCGCTAGAAAAACCTTCAACGATATAGGAACGCGTTTTCCCAATAATGAAAGAATTGCTAAAGAAAAAGCAATATCGGTAGCCATCGGGATTCCCCAACCAGCATGATATTCGGTGTCGTGATTGATAGCAAAATAGATTAAAGCAGGAACAAGCATTCCTCCGATTGCAGCAAAAATCGGGAGAGAAGCTTTTTTGATGTCCGATAATTCGCCTTCGAGGATTTCTCTTTTTATTTCAAGTCCTACCAAAAGGAAAAATACCGCCATAAGGCCATCATTAATCCATGTAGCGAGAGAGTATTGCAAATGCAGACTTTCGAAACCGAAAGGATGTGCTAGTAGTTCCGCAAAAAGTTCTCCCGCGGAGGAATTTGCAATTAACAATGAGAAAATTACACAAATGATAAGGATAACGCCAGAAGACTGCTCTGACCCAAAAATGCTCTTTAATTTTAATTTCAAAACTTTTATTTTACGAGGCGTTTTACTTTATTAACGCCATTAATATTCTTTAGTTGTCGGAAGGTTTCATCCAACTGATTTCTATTACGGACTTCAAGATTTATTGTGCCAGTGAAAATTCCGTCGTTAGACGCAATAGACATCGACTTCATGTCCATCTCCATAGAGTTGCTGATCACGGCTGTAATATCGTTAATCATACCCATTCTGTCCAGACCTTCAATCTCGATTTGGATTCTGTTTTTGAAGCTTTCGGCATTTACCCATTTAGCCACCAAAACACGATAATCATAGTTGGCACGTAGGTTAATCGCATTGGGACAATTGTCGTTGTGGACTTTAATGCCTTCCGAAATGGTAATAAATCCAAAAATCTTGTCACCAGGAATTACCGTACAACATTTTGCAAAACTATAATTCAGTTTTTCTTCATCTTTTCCAAATACAATCAGGTCAAGATCTTGCGCTTGGGTGTCGTTTTCGATATTGACTTTGGAGGTTGGTGATTTTCTGAAACGTTGCAAAATATTGCTAAAGAGACTTCTCCCTTCCAGATATCGTCGAAGGTCCCCTATGTCATAAGTGCCATCTTGGAATCCTAAAAAGACATCTTGCGAGGTTTTTAAATTTAGGAATTTCTGAAGTTTATTAATTTCTTCATCATTGAAATTAAGTTTTGCATGGCGCATTTTACGTTGCAAAATTTCTTTGCCTTCTGTTGTGCGCGTGTTTTTTTCTGAATTAAGAATGGTCTTAATCTTCGATTTTGCTTTTGATGTTACTACAAAATCCAACCAATCGGATTTTGGTTTTTGGTTTTGCGAAGACAAAATATCCACTTGGTCGCCGTTTTGCAAAACGTAACTTATCGGCACCAATTTGCCATTAACTTTTGCACCAAGACATTTCATTCCCAAATCTGAGTGTACCGCAAAAGCGAAATCCAGAGCTGTTGCACCAGTTGGCAAAATTTTAATTTCTCCTTTTGGTGTAAATACAAAAACTTCCTTAGAATAAAGATTAAGTTTGATATTATCCAAAAGCTCCGAGGTTGATAGATCTTGTTGTTGCTCGAGAACTTCACGGATTTCGGTCACCCAACGGTCAAAATTTTGGTCGTCAGAATTTTTGTAACCTTCTTTGTAACGGTAATGCGCAGCGACACCTTTTTCGGCAATTTCGTCCATACGCTCGCTGCGGATTTGCACTTCTATCCATTTTTTATCAGGCCCCATCACGGTAAGATGCAAACTTTCATAGCCAGTTGACCTTGGCTGTGAAATCCAGTCGCGCATTCGCGAAGGATTGCTACGGTAAAGATCGGTTACAATGGAGTAAATTTTCCAAGCAAGGAACTTTTCATTTTTAGCGTCAGATTTATAAATAATTCGGATGGCGTAGTTGTCAAAAACCTCTTCGAACGTTACGTTCTGCTTCATCATTTTACGATAAATAGAACTTATAGCTTTCGCGCGACCTTTTATTTTGAAGTTGAGTCCTTCTTCTTTCAGCTGTTCAGAAACTTCTTTTTTAAATTCTTGAATATATTTGTCGCGACTTTCTTTTGCAAGCTCGAGTTTGCTGACAATTTCGTTATATACTTCGGGGTTATTATATTTTAGAGAAAGGTCTTCCAGCTCGGATTTGATGTTGTAAAGCCCAAGACGATGCGCCATAGGGGCGTAGATATAGACGGTTTCCGAGGCTATTTTCTGTTGCTTGTCGGGACGCATACTTTCCAGCGTTCTCATATTATGAAGACGGTCGGCAATTTTTATTAAAATTACACGGAAGTCTTCTGATAAAGTCAAAAGCAACTTACGATAATTCTCAGATTGTATGGAAATGTTTTGGTTATTCATGACCGATATTTTGGTCAAACCATTCACAATATCCGCAATCTTTTTTCCGAAGATTTTTTTGATATCTTCATAGGTATATTCCGAATCTTCGATAACGTCGTGTAGCAGGGCACAAGCAATACTTGTCGCACCAAGACCAATTTCGTTGGCAACAATTTTTGCCACTTCTATTGGATGATAGATGTAAGGTTCTCCCGTTTTTCGTCGTTGATCTTTGTGCGCGTCCAATGCAATATCAAAGGCTTTGCGGATCAACTTGTTTTGATCTTCGTCTAAAGTTCGATATGTATTGGCTATCAGGTCTTTATAGCGGGCAAGGATCTCCTTGTTTTCTTTTTCTAAATCGTAAGCCATGATTTGTGTAATGAAGCTACTAATTTAAGAAAAAAATCAAGTTTTGTTCAAGTTTTTGAGATAGAATCTTTGGTTTTTTCAGCGATTAACAATAAGTTTTCGAAGTTTTGGAAAATAAGTAGATATTAAGCACTGTGTTTGATTTTCAAGATTTTTTTTGATTTTAAAATTAATCCTTGACAATCGCGTACAAAACATGATTTTGATACTTATCGCCTTTTTTAGAATTGGCTTTCAAAATACCTTCCATCGTCATTCCTGCTTTTTGCATAACTTTTCCTGAAGCGGGGTTGAAATCAAAATGTGTTGCAAAAATTCTTTTGAGATGTAAAGTTTCAAAACCGAAATCTATAATGGCTTTTACAGCTTCGGTTGTGTAGGCGTTGTTCCAAAAGTTGATGTCCATCCAATAGCCTAGTTCGGCTTTGTTAAAAGCTTTGTCAATGTTTAAGTCGATGCCGCCAATGATTTGATTATCTTCTTTTAGTCGAATAGCGAATATATAATGATTTTGATTTTTAAAACCGTTTTCGGAGAGATTTATCCAAAATTTTGCACTTTCTGTTGTGTATGGGAAAGGCATGTTTAGTGTGTTTTCCGAATAGATTTTGTTATTAAGGATTTTTACAATGGATTCTATATCGCTGTCGTGTGGTTGGTTCAGAATAAGGCGTTCGGTTTCTATTTTTGGAAAATCCATGCTTTGTTTTTTATTTAATTTAAAAATAATAAAACCTGCCGAATAGACAGGTTTTAATTTATGAAAATTGTTTTTTTCTTAACCAAAAGAATAGGCCTCCTAATAAACCTAAAATCCCAAGTGGTAGCAGAAGGTTGATCCATTGCCAATTTTGGCGTTCTCCATCAATACGTTGTTTGTCTAATAGTCGCATTTCGAGATTTCGGTTGCGCAATGCCATAAGGTTGGAGTCGTCCAAAAGGTAATCTAGTGCGTTTCTCAAAAACTGCTCGTTACCATAACGTTGTTGGGTTAAGTAATCGAATCCTAGTGGCATGGCTTGGCCTTTCACCGTTTGGTTTTTGGCACCGTCACCGTCGGCGATGACAATCATTTTGTTATTTTGACTTTGGGTTTTAAAATCGGGATAAGCATTTTTCTCACTTCTTGTTGCATAAGCAGATTGGAATTTTCCTTCCAAAGAAACCGCAAATATCTTGGGTGTAGAAGCTTGTTCCATAATGCCAAGGCTATCCATTTTTATCATTTCGGATAAGGCAACATAATTCGGGACAGTCTTGGTTATAGTTCTGTCGCTGGATTCAAACAACACATTGAATTTTACATTCTTTCGGGATAAGGTGTCGATAGAAGTTGGGAATTCGAATTTTACGGGATTAATGTTCTTAGTAATGGCATTTTGATTTTGTGAAATCCCGAGTGGAAAATAGGGCCACATCAAATTGGTGAATTGTGGGTTGCCTGCGATCTCTCCAGTTTTGAGACGGATGATAGCGGATTGTTTCATGTCTTTTACCAAACCTGGATTGACACGAACACCATAACTGAACATCATGTCTGTAAGATTTATATCAACAGGGAAAGCCATAATGTTTTTGGAACGGAAAAGCGTATCCATTTCAGCATTAACAGCATCGAGCATCCAGAGGCTTTTTCCACCATTCATGATGTATTGGTCGAGGATTATTTTTTCGTTTGTCGTAAAGGCTTTTCGTGGTTTTGCAACGACGATGGCATCCATTTGTTTAAGCTTCGGAACATCGGCAAGACTTAGTTCTGTTTTGTTTTCTGGGATAATAGGTCCAATATTATAATTTTCCAAAGCCATGTCGATAAAACTGGTGAACTCTTGTCGTCCCAATTCGTCTTGATTAACCAAAAAACCAATATTTTTTTTAGTTTCTTCGGTTATTGCTTTGATGTTAGAAGCGAAGTTGTATTCGAGGTTTTCGATGGATTTGTTAAGCTGCTCGTTGGAGTCGATGCCGGCTTGTTGGATAATCAACGGGATGGAAAATCCGTAATTATCATAGGTGATCGCGGCATAAGGATAAAGTACAATATTGGTGATTTTTCCGTCTTTGATGTCTGGTAACATCGATGGTTGCATGCCCATAGCTTGTAGGGTATCCATTGGGATTTTTTCAGCAATTGGATCACGGAATTTATAATCGATTTTTGGATTTATTTTTCGAAATTCTTCCAAAATAAATTTGGTTTCGTTTTGTAATTGTTTGAAAGAAGCGGGGAAATCACCATCAAGATAAACTTCGATTGTGATGGGTTTTTTAACCGATTCCAAAGTTTTTACGGTGGCATCAGAAAGCGTATAGCGTTTTTCTTGAGTCAAGTCGAATCTTTTATAAAATACGCCAAAAACGCCTAATATTAAAAGAAGTCCTACAAGGATGTATATGATTTTGTTTTTGTTCATTTCTAAAAAAATATTGAGAGTCTTACTTCTTTTTTAATACCGAAAATTCAGCGGTTTTAAGACAAATTAATATCACCAAAACGAAATAAAATAAGTCCCGCGTGTCAATTAATCCTCTTGTGAATGATGTGAAATGTTGATAAAATCCTAAGTTTTGTAAAATAAAATCTGCGGATCCGAGAAGTTTGTAACTCGCCAATTGTTCTATCCCAAAATACATTACAAAACATAGCAAAACTCCGATAAGGTAAGCCATGATTTGGTTAGACGAGAAAGAAGAAGCCAGAATTCCTAAAGCAGAAAAACCGCCTATCAAAACAATAAGTCCAAAATAGCTTCCCATAGTCATTCCCATATCAATATTTCCAGCAGGAACGCCCAATGTGTAAACGGTGTAGAAATAAATAAGCGACGGAATTAAACACAAAATCCCAATCGTCCATACCGAGAAAAATTTGCCATTAACGATATCAGCAATTTTTAAAGGTTGCGAAAATAACCAAAGCAAAGTTCCGGATTGTTGTTCTTCTGCCAAGCTTCGCATGCTTAAAGCGGGAATGATGAACATTAACAACCACGGCGCTAACACAAAAAAACTTTGTAAAGAAGCACTGCCGATATCTAGAATGTTGAAGCTGTTTTCGAAGAAAAATAAAAATAAAGCCGAGATAAAACTAAAAGCGGCGATGATCATCCATGCGCTCCAGTTTCCAAAATAGCTCCAAAGTTCTTTTTTAAATAATGCAAACATGCGTTTTGTATAATTTATAGTTTTGGTATTTCTAAGATATTCAATTTTTCACCAATTATTTTTTTCCTTTGTTTACCAATTTTACTGTTGCCATAATAAGCATTATTATAACGATAAAGCCTACTAATAATTGCCACCAATAATCGATGATATATGATTTTAGAATAACTGTGAAAACAACACCGAACAAAATGAAAGTCGCAATCTCATTGAATTGTCGTAGTTTGATATTAGCTGTGTCCAGGCTTTGTCCATCTAAGAGTTGAAGACTTTTGGTCTTTTTCCAACTCCAGATATGATAGGCGAGAAGTCCAAGGAGAAAGGTTAATTTTAAATGAAACCAAGGCATTTTCATAAGGCTGGGGTTGAGTCCAATCATCGTAATGCCACTTATTAACATGATAATTCCGGCTGGGATGATGATGATATTCCATAATCTTTTTGTCATAAAAGCATATTGGTGACGAAGGATATTTTGTTTTGGGTTTTCAAAAGTATCTGTGTCTTTGTAGTACACAAAAATTCTTACCAAATAAAAAATTCCCGCAAAATAGCTCACCATGAAAATAATGTGGATCGCTTTGATAATCAAATAAAGCACGTGATAAATTTTTGCAAATATACTTATTTAAAGAATTTCAGATTCTATGAATTGCTAAATATGCTCAATTTCTTTAAATGTAAATAATTTATCTTAAGTTTGTGAAAATTAAAATAAAATAATTAATATGAAGAGAGTTTTACAAGTGGTTTTCTTGTTTTTTGTGTTTTCGTTATCGTTGGGTCAGTCGGCTCAGTTGGTGGGTAAGAAAATTGCGGATTACAAATCGAGCAAACAAAGTTTTACCACTTACAATTTGTTTCAGCAAAGTAATGCTTTGGCAAAACAAGCGAAATTTCAATTGGCGGCAAGAGATGCGATTGCATTGGATCTTAACAAAGTACAGCTGAAAGAACTGGTGGCAAAAAGACCAACAGCTGTAGAAATTTCTGTTCCGTTTCGAGATAAAGAGATTACTTTAGAATTAATTCAAAATGATATTTTCGGAGGTCAGAATAATTTAACAATTCAAACGGATCAAGGTGAGTTTAAATCTTACAAACCGGGTGTTTATTATCAAGGTATTATTAAAGGCGATCCGACGTCGGTGGTAGCATTTAGCTTTTTTGAAGACGATGTTGTAGGTCTTGCCTCAGATCTT
This genomic stretch from Chryseobacterium sp. POL2 harbors:
- the nhaA gene encoding Na+/H+ antiporter NhaA; translated protein: MKVLKLKLKSIFGSEQSSGVILIICVIFSLLIANSSAGELFAELLAHPFGFESLHLQYSLATWINDGLMAVFFLLVGLEIKREILEGELSDIKKASLPIFAAIGGMLVPALIYFAINHDTEYHAGWGIPMATDIAFSLAILSLLGKRVPISLKVFLAALAIVDDLGAILVIAIFYTTSLHWLYLGYCLAIVVLLIILNLKKVSQPIFYIIPGLLLWYFMHHSGIHATIAGVILAFCIPNKTNRGSLLKRIEHSLHKPVSYFIMPVFAFANTNIMIDPQVFNNFFNPLSYGIMGGLIFGKFIGISLFSYIAIKLQLSSLPERSNWNSIFGVALLAGIGFTMSIFLAILSFPGHVDYQNEAKVAILLASLISGVAGFFLLKVNLDKAKNN
- a CDS encoding TCR/Tet family MFS transporter; its protein translation is MKKKQKSAAIGFIFITLLIDITGWGIIIPVVPKLIQELIHADVSEAARYGGWLSTLYAVMQFLFAAVLGGLSDKFGRRPIILASLLGFAINFYIQAIAPTIFWLFVGRVFSGITGASITTASAYIADVSTDEDRAKNFGLVGAAFGLGFIIGPVIGGVLGQYGSRVPFYAASGLCLVNFLYGLFVLPESLPKENRRNFDWKRANPIGALMGLKRHPELLGLIAALVLVYIAGHAMQTNWTFFTMYKFNWSERLIGISLGVSGLMAALVQGVLIRYLQPKLGNERSIYYGLILYSIGMLLFAFASESWMMFAFLVPYGLGGICGPALQSVISSQVPNSEQGELQGALASLVSLTSIVGPPLMTNIFFYFTHDSAPFKFAGAPFFLGFILMGISAAVAYYSFVHNRKLKEKKNKMS
- a CDS encoding YihY/virulence factor BrkB family protein; the protein is MAKKLPKFIIKIRDFLDGIHIPGLGISLLQMMKVYFAGIFNNPLGKQAASISWSFFLSLFPMILFMFSILPYMPHYDKLQFYIFEVLMDNVFPSHMQQDVSDYIQNNIVPNMKGISNLTILLVFVFGTNGAFSLINGFNHNTELQRGFIKEYALAMLITLAFMSLALLSVFGIYYSEVVLKLFTPEYNISWLVDNLSKIIGFISFPLFYFILLALFYWVGCLKITKFSEAIPGAILTTILFVILTYGFAIYVAKFARYNVLYGSIGSIILVMVWVNINVMLILLGNELNLAIKKVKLENIIQQEMIVHEEHAESLSENLD
- a CDS encoding 23S rRNA (pseudouridine(1915)-N(3))-methyltransferase RlmH; this encodes MRINFLCIGKTDDKEISNLINYYIPRLPKHWNFCLVEIPDVKNVKKLSPEALKKEEAKLFKHHIEAGELVILLDEKGKQFTSREFSQKIDFWMGSSIKKIHFLVGGAYGFSDDIYQIANEKISLSKMTFTHQMIRLFFVEQIYRAATILQGKPYHND
- a CDS encoding phosphatase PAP2 family protein gives rise to the protein MHELIEKDRALLVFLNNLGNVGSDPFWLLITGKWIWIPLYIIFLYLLFKTYKPKSLIFIVVFIALGITFTDQIAGVFKYGIARLRPCHDEELIPQLRMITCGGKYGFFSSHAANSFFIATFLSILLAKKYRWLPMGVFIWASFISYSRVYLGVHFPLDIIFGALVGFLSGGLFAEFTKIVLRKQQVI
- a CDS encoding twin-arginine translocase TatA/TatE family subunit; translated protein: MELSFGEMLMIALAIIVLFGPDKLPEIARGLGQGVRKMRGAVDDIKTEIMKEADNPVAEIKKEIDKVKQSVQDYNPVNDLKKTVSLEEDKPKVDPLNDEHEGPVSR